The Rufibacter sp. DG15C region TTTTGTCTGCCCCAAAGGTACAAAATAAGAGGCGTTAGCGGGTAGAATTTAAAGGGATTTAGCACACAAACGTCTTTGAAAGGCGCGTGGTATAATGCTGTAAACAAACAAAGCCGTTTTTGGCCTGATTCTGTGAAACCAGGCCAAAAACGGCTTTGTTTACCTGCCTATCTAAAGATTAGGCTGAGGAAGAATGACTTGCTTAAGAATGACCAATGGCAACGGAGCCTTCTTCCCAGGTCTGGAATTTCTGCAACTCTTCCTGGAACGCCGAGATAAACCACGCCATCAAGCTCAGGTCATCAGCGAAGCCTAGAATGGGAATGAAGTCTGGGATGATGTCCAGGGGGGTTACCACGTACAACAACACCGCCACGCCCAATAACAGGGACTTGGTGTTGATGTCATGGTAGGTACCATGGGTGTAGGCTTTGACCAGGCGCATGAAGCGCATCATAATGTCTTTGATTTGCTCAAAGCCACTTTCATTAGATTTGGCAGAGGTCAGTTTCTCATAGGCAGTGGTGAGCAGGATGCCAATTTTAACCGGCTTGCCCATCAAGCCACCGGCTTTGCCCATGAGGAACTTGAAGAAAACGTTCTTGGATAGTGTAAATCCTTTATCGGCTAGAGTACTCATATGGAATTTCGTTTGAGGTTCAACGTTCAATTTGCGTGATATACGGCCAACCCGATGCGTTGGATATGCAAGCCCTCCGTTTTTGGCCTGTTTTCTGGAAAGGAGGCCAAAAACGGCGCTTTGTCTTTTTCAAGGAAAGATGCTACATTTCTAAACCAAGTTGGGCCCGGGCCTTTATTGTACCTACTGCTATCCATTCTATGAAAAAGATAAGCTTATTAACCCTGTTCATGCTTTTTTCACTGAGCGGCTTTTGTCAGCAAGCTGAGAGTCAGGAGTCTTTTGATGAGAGCAACGATAAAGGTCAAGGGAAGGGAAGTATGCCCATGGGCGGTTTTCACAAACCAACGCCAAAAATCATATTACATGATAACCCCGCTGTGTCTAACCCAAGCTTTGCCCAAGAAGAACTACCTCTTAATGCCATGCCGGTTTTAAAAGCGAAGCCAAACACCACGTACCATCTTTTGAATGCTCTGCCAAAGTCAGCTGCAAAGCTTCATTTGCAAATCAAGAAGCCTTAACTTCCTTTAAAATGGCATTACTCAGGGTAGATTGTTCTAGTAATTAATAATTCAAATGGAGGTTCGTAATGTGTTTGTGCTGATTGTTTTAACCCTGTTGGCGGTGGCGGGTCTGGTGTTTATTCATCAAAGTAATGATCACTTGGAGTGTGAAACTCAAGTGGAGAACTACACTAACGCAGAAGGTGGGGAAGTCACCACCAAGACGCATATCTGCAAGGAGCGGTTTGCCATCTAACTGCCCTTACTGAGAAAAGCCAGTTGATGGGTTGAGGTGGCTGCATTTGGATGTCATGTATTAGAGTTGTTAATTTCCGATCCAATACAAATGAAGACCATGATCCCTAAACCACAGCCCGCTGAGTACCCTGCCTACTACGAAAAATATATCAACAGCATCTCTGACCAGACCAACGTTCTGGACTTGCTGCTAATGCAACAGCAAGAAGTGGTACAGCTGTTTGCGCGGGTAAGTGAAGGGGAGTCTAACTTTGCCTATGAGCCGGGCAAGTGGTCCATTAAGGAACTTCTTGGCCACATGAACGACACAGAGCGCATCATGTCCTATCGGGCGCTGTGCTTTGCCAGGGGAGAGCAGCAGCCGCT contains the following coding sequences:
- a CDS encoding YkvA family protein, which produces MSTLADKGFTLSKNVFFKFLMGKAGGLMGKPVKIGILLTTAYEKLTSAKSNESGFEQIKDIMMRFMRLVKAYTHGTYHDINTKSLLLGVAVLLYVVTPLDIIPDFIPILGFADDLSLMAWFISAFQEELQKFQTWEEGSVAIGHS
- a CDS encoding DinB family protein, with the translated sequence MKTMIPKPQPAEYPAYYEKYINSISDQTNVLDLLLMQQQEVVQLFARVSEGESNFAYEPGKWSIKELLGHMNDTERIMSYRALCFARGEQQPLPGFDENDYVVQSNFSERTLTDLVEEHRTIRAASLSLFKYLPERAFSKIGNANGNPMTVAALAFIIAGHERHHLNILKERYLAKL